The following are encoded in a window of Fusarium falciforme chromosome 11, complete sequence genomic DNA:
- a CDS encoding HET domain-containing protein → MLCAMCMSIFFRGTLNGPHHPDEQSLLTAAKNGCRMCLHVHSTSNNDFASPLEYAIDWEIGLEMHYLILISSRTTHKEVTASQEWQFYVNTSADANAPPGYDEFLSQVTADLESDPCRVRSELPPLRDIPDSTGHENVAKLAKHWLENCKADHECEQRCRQQHENWHPGRLIEVGTPHQQPRLVNREGAQFEGGYAALSHCWGPNPDFLMLQTDKESEFRREIPMEKLPASFRDAIITCRRLDIPYLWIDSLCIIQDSHSDWLLQSEEMFKVYLNCELNIAIDASASAHEGAFRERDPRYLQDCCVWTPFFKPQRQNAQFVPDENEFKNGINLCEVYTVDDFAWAREEAPLTKRAWIFQERLLSPRTLYFSSDRISWECGLKRSITEYLPFSNDNAQGRGFDVNFVAVYNIREDGDLFDFYRDFVDMYTDRELTFPVADKLVAFAAVARRCASWFKGDYCAGIFRDTMPWGLLWHASSTGWMARSQTWRAPSWSWASMDCRVRGDLIPSEQNTDLAKMVDVSVELVDPNNPFGQVKSASLTLTGPLVTINALVFSDCQTIQEDLPPRIGWENGTSALGHHFELKPDESFGSDGDDSINTWLSTHKDAFFLAVGESQYVRTKDEFPKTYGLVLKKLEDGNYLREGQWDGRFGFVDMHAQTACEFRTETITIL, encoded by the exons ATGCTTTGTGCAATGTGCatgtccatcttcttcagggGCACCTTGAATGGCCCTCACCATCCGGACGAACAAAGTCTACTCACAGCTGCCAAGAACGGTTGCAGGATGTGTCTCCATGTCCACTCAACATCCAACAACGACTTCGCATCACCATTGGAATATGCCATCGATTGGGAAATTGGACTTGAGATGCATTACTTGATTTTGATCTCCTCCAGAACCACACACAAAGAAGTGACTGCCTCGCAAGAGTGGCAATTCTATGTAAATACCTCAGCAGACGCCAACGCACCGCCTGGATACGACGAATTTCTTAGCCAGGTCACTGCCGACCTGGAATCGGACCCTTGTAGAGTCCGAAGCGAGCTCCCTCCTCTCAGAGACATCCCGGATAGCACGGGTCACGAGAATGTAGCCAAGTTGGCCAAGCACTGGTTAGAGAATTGCAAAGCCGATCATGAGTGCGAACAGCGATGCCGACAGCAGCATGAAAATTGGCATCCCGGGCGTCTCATCGAAGTCGGAACCCCTCATCAGCAGCCACGCCTGGTTAATCGAGAAGGCGCCCAATTTGAAGGCGGTTACGCCGCTTTGAGTCATTGTTGGGGACCGAATCCCGACTTCCTGATGCTCCAAACTGACAAAGAGAGCGAGTTCCGACGAGAAATCCCAATGGAAAAACTCCCTGCTAGTTTCCGCGACGCCATCATCACTTGCCGTCGGCTGGACATCCCATACCTTTGGATCGACTCTCTTTGCATCATACAAGACTCTCACTCTGACTGGCTCTTGCAGTCAGAAGAAATGTTCAAGGTCTATCTCAACTGCGAGCTCAACATCGCCATTGACGCTTCAGCGAGTGCCCACGAAGGAGCCTTCCGTGAGAGGGATCCGAGGTATCTACAAGACTGCTGTGTCTGGACACCCTTTTTCAAGCCGCAGAGGCAAAATGCCCAGTTTGTCCCCGATGAAAATGAATTCAAGA ATGGGATAAATCTCTGCGAGGTATACACTGTGGATGATTTCGCCTGGGCACGAGAAGAGGCTCCCCTCACGAAAAGAGCATGGATCTTTCAGGAGAGACTCCTTTCACCCAGAACCTTGTACTTTTCCTCAGATCGCATTTCGTGGGAATGTGGCCTCAAAAGATCAATCACGGAATACCTCCCCTTCAGCAATGACAATGCCCAAGGACGAGGATTCGACGTCAACTTTGTCGCCGTGTATAACATCCGGGAAGATGGCGACCTTTTCGACTTCTACCGAGATTTTGTGGATATGTACACGGACCGTGAGCTCACGTTCCCTGTCGCAGACAAGCTCGTTGCGTTCGCGGCTGTCGCCAGAAGGTGTGCGTCCTGGTTCAAGGGTGACTACTGCGCCGGCATCTTTCGTGACACCATGCCTTGGGGGCTCCTCTGGCATGCCTCTTCGACCGGGTGGATGGCAAGATCCCAGACATGGCGGGCCCCATCTTGGAGTTGGGCAAGCATGGACTGTCGCGTAAGGGGTGACCTCATCCCGAGCGAGCAGAATACGGACCTGGCCAAGATGGTGGATGTGTCCGTGGAACTAGTCGACCCCAATAACCCGTTTGGTCAAGTCAAGTCTGCCTCGCTGACTTTGACGGGACCTCTAGTCACTATCAATGCATTAGTATTTTCGGATTGCCAGACTATTCAGGAGGATCTACCCCCAAGAATCGGCTGGGAAAATGGTACATCTGCTCTTGGGCATCATTTCGAACTAAAGCCTGATGAGAGTTTCGGGTCGGATGGGGATGATTCCATTAACACATGGCTCTCAACACACAAAGACGCGTTTTTTCTTGCTGTTGGAGAGTCTCAGTACGTGAGAACAAAAGACGAATTTCCAAAAACTTATGGTCTTGTCTTGAAAAAACTGGAGGACGGGAATTACCTTCGGGAAGGCCAATGGGACGGGAGATTTGGGTTCGTGGACATGCATGCTCAGACGGCATGTGAATTTCGCACCGAAACCATTACGATACTATAG
- a CDS encoding Thioredoxin domain-containing protein, with the protein MVHNVRTNEEFKEALEKYDIVVVDFFATWCEPCKVIAPVYAHCHELDKFKDFRFLKINVDELPDLCEELKVSSMPTFQLYKKGEKIGELHGADREGLIKLLEKGLE; encoded by the exons ATGGTGCACAACGTGAGGAC AAACGAAGAGTTCAAGGAGGCCCTTGAGAAGTATGacattgtcgtcgtcgacttctTCGCCACATGGTGTGAGCCATGCAAAGTCATTGCTCCCGTCTATGCACA CTGCCACGAGTTGGACAAGTTTAAGGATTTTCGGTTCCTCAAGATCAATGTGGATGAACTGCCTGACCTGTGCGAGGAGTTGAAAGTGTCCTCCATGCCGACATTTCAGCTGtacaagaagggcgagaagaTTGGTGAACTGCATGGTGCTGACCGTGAAGGTCTGATTAAGCTACTAGAGAAAGGCCTGGAATAG